Proteins encoded by one window of Nicotiana tabacum cultivar K326 chromosome 10, ASM71507v2, whole genome shotgun sequence:
- the LOC107796200 gene encoding uncharacterized protein LOC107796200 isoform X1 yields MAVNLRNHSLLITFLFLFHFLPWRQIHGLKSPFNPKDILPLLPRQVSWPILNSLHGAVDLLPAFVGAASIAENNTLEWKGACFYKNTAWLELHNKSQSQFGGGTLHIKVSNAHSWTCMDLYIFATPYHVTWDYYFLSREHTLEIKEWKSEAELEYVKYKGISIFLLQAGMLGTLSALWDFLPLFTNTGWGEKSNIGFLKKHMGASFEVRPQPWVTNLTTDDIHSGDFLAISKIKGTWGGFETMEKWATGAYAGHTAVCLRDAEGKLWVGESGHDNDQGEDVIAILPWDEWWEFELTKDNTNPHIALLPLHPDLRAKFNETAAWEYAKSMAGKPYGYHNLIFSWIDTIDGNYPSPLDAHLIASVMTVFNQLKPAYASNLWNEALNKRLGTQNLSLPNILVEVEKRGSSFAELLIIPEQDDWVYSDGKSASCVAYIMEMYKEGGLFGELASSIQVTEFTIKDAYTLKFFENNSSRLPKWCNADDTVKLPFCQIRGKYRMELPGYNTMDPYPHMNERCPSMPPKYYRPQGC; encoded by the exons ATGGCTGTAAACTTGAGGAATCACAGCCTATTAATCACTTTCTtgttcctttttcattttttgccaTGGCGGCAGATACATGGGTTAAAATCACCGTTTAATCCTAAGGATATTCTGCCACTGTTACCAAGACAGGTCTCATGGCCTATCCTCAACTCCCTTCACGGTGCTGTGGACTTATTGCCTGCTTTTGTTGGGGCTGCTTCAATTGCAGAAAACAATACACTAGAGTGGAAAGGTGCTTGCTTTTACAAGAATACTGCTTGGTTAGAGCTTCATAACAAGTCTCAAAGTCAATTTGGTGGAGGCACTCTTCATATCAAG GTCAGCAATGCACACAGTTGGACATGTATGGACCTTTACATCTTTGCAACTCCATATCATGTAACATGGGATTACTACTTTTTGTCTCGTGAACATACCCTTGAAATCAAAGAGTGGAAGTCTGAAGCTGAGTTAGAATAT GTCAAATATAAAGGGATCTCAATTTTCCTATTGCAAGCAGGAATGTTAGGAACCCTTTCAGCACTATGGGATTTTCTCCCTTTATTCACGAATACTGGATGGGGTGAGAAGTCAAATATTGGGTTTCTAAAGAAACATATGGGTGCTTCATTTGAAGTACGTCCACAGCCGTGGGTTACAAACCTTACTACTGATGACATTCATTCTGGAGATTTTCTTGCAATATCAAAGATTAAAGGTACCTGGGGTGGTTTTGAGACTATGGAGAAATGGGCAACAGGAGCCTATGCTGGCCATACCGCTGTTTGCTTGAGAGATGCTGAAGGGAAACTATGGGTTGGCGAATCTGGACATGACAATGATCAG GGAGAAGATGTGATTGCTATACTACCATGGGATGAATGGTGGGAATTTGAGCTGACAAAAGACAATACCAATCCACATATTGCATTGCTCCCATTGCACCCTGACCTCCGAGCCAAATTTAACGAAACTGCTGCTTGGGAATATGCAAAAAGCATGGCAGGAAAACCTTATGGTTACCATAACTTAATATTTAGCTGGATAGACACAATTGATGGAAATTACCCTTCTCCCTTGGATGCTCATCTG ATTGCTTCTGTCATGACTGTTTTTAACCAACTAAAGCCTGCATATGCTTCTAACTTGTGGAATGAAGCCTTAAACAAACGACTTGGAACTCAG AACCTTAGTCTTCCCAATAtacttgttgaagttgaaaagCGTGGATCCTCTTTTGCTGAATTGTTGATTATTCCAGAGCAGGATGATTGGGTTTATAGTGATGGAAAGTCAGCATCATGTGTTGCTTATATTATGGAAATGTATAAGGAAGGAGGACTATTTGGTGAACTTGCAAGCTCAATTCAGGTTACAGAGTTCACG ATAAAAGATGCTTATACTCTCAAGTTTTTTGAGAACAATTCAAGCCGGTTGCCAAAGTGGTGCAATGCCGATGACACTGTGAAGCTTCCTTTCTGTCAAATTCGTGGAAAGTATCGGATGGAATTACCCGGATACAATACTATGGATCCGTATCCCCATATGAACGAAAGATGTCCATCTATGCCTCCGAAATATTACAGACCTCAAGGTTGTTGA
- the LOC107796200 gene encoding uncharacterized protein LOC107796200 isoform X3 — MAVNLRNHSLLITFLFLFHFLPWRQIHGLKSPFNPKDILPLLPRQVSWPILNSLHGAVDLLPAFVGAASIAENNTLEWKGACFYKNTAWLELHNKSQSQFGGGTLHIKVSNAHSWTCMDLYIFATPYHVTWDYYFLSREHTLEIKEWKSEAELEYVKYKGISIFLLQAGMLGTLSALWDFLPLFTNTGWGEKSNIGFLKKHMGASFEVRPQPWVTNLTTDDIHSGDFLAISKIKGTWGGFETMEKWATGAYAGHTAVCLRDAEGKLWVGESGHDNDQGEDVIAILPWDEWWEFELTKDNTNPHIALLPLHPDLRAKFNETAAWEYAKSMAGKPYGYHNLIFSWIDTIDGNYPSPLDAHLIASVMTVFNQLKPAYASNLWNEALNKRLGTQSRMIGFIVMESQHHVLLILWKCIRKEDYLVNLQAQFRLQSSR; from the exons ATGGCTGTAAACTTGAGGAATCACAGCCTATTAATCACTTTCTtgttcctttttcattttttgccaTGGCGGCAGATACATGGGTTAAAATCACCGTTTAATCCTAAGGATATTCTGCCACTGTTACCAAGACAGGTCTCATGGCCTATCCTCAACTCCCTTCACGGTGCTGTGGACTTATTGCCTGCTTTTGTTGGGGCTGCTTCAATTGCAGAAAACAATACACTAGAGTGGAAAGGTGCTTGCTTTTACAAGAATACTGCTTGGTTAGAGCTTCATAACAAGTCTCAAAGTCAATTTGGTGGAGGCACTCTTCATATCAAG GTCAGCAATGCACACAGTTGGACATGTATGGACCTTTACATCTTTGCAACTCCATATCATGTAACATGGGATTACTACTTTTTGTCTCGTGAACATACCCTTGAAATCAAAGAGTGGAAGTCTGAAGCTGAGTTAGAATAT GTCAAATATAAAGGGATCTCAATTTTCCTATTGCAAGCAGGAATGTTAGGAACCCTTTCAGCACTATGGGATTTTCTCCCTTTATTCACGAATACTGGATGGGGTGAGAAGTCAAATATTGGGTTTCTAAAGAAACATATGGGTGCTTCATTTGAAGTACGTCCACAGCCGTGGGTTACAAACCTTACTACTGATGACATTCATTCTGGAGATTTTCTTGCAATATCAAAGATTAAAGGTACCTGGGGTGGTTTTGAGACTATGGAGAAATGGGCAACAGGAGCCTATGCTGGCCATACCGCTGTTTGCTTGAGAGATGCTGAAGGGAAACTATGGGTTGGCGAATCTGGACATGACAATGATCAG GGAGAAGATGTGATTGCTATACTACCATGGGATGAATGGTGGGAATTTGAGCTGACAAAAGACAATACCAATCCACATATTGCATTGCTCCCATTGCACCCTGACCTCCGAGCCAAATTTAACGAAACTGCTGCTTGGGAATATGCAAAAAGCATGGCAGGAAAACCTTATGGTTACCATAACTTAATATTTAGCTGGATAGACACAATTGATGGAAATTACCCTTCTCCCTTGGATGCTCATCTG ATTGCTTCTGTCATGACTGTTTTTAACCAACTAAAGCCTGCATATGCTTCTAACTTGTGGAATGAAGCCTTAAACAAACGACTTGGAACTCAG AGCAGGATGATTGGGTTTATAGTGATGGAAAGTCAGCATCATGTGTTGCTTATATTATGGAAATGTATAAGGAAGGAGGACTATTTGGTGAACTTGCAAGCTCAATTCAGGTTACAGAGTTCACG ATAA
- the LOC107796200 gene encoding uncharacterized protein LOC107796200 isoform X2, with translation MAVNLRNHSLLITFLFLFHFLPWRQIHGLKSPFNPKDILPLLPRQVSWPILNSLHGAVDLLPAFVGAASIAENNTLEWKGACFYKNTAWLELHNKSQSQFGGGTLHIKVSNAHSWTCMDLYIFATPYHVTWDYYFLSREHTLEIKEWKSEAELEYVKYKGISIFLLQAGMLGTLSALWDFLPLFTNTGWGEKSNIGFLKKHMGASFEVRPQPWVTNLTTDDIHSGDFLAISKIKGTWGGFETMEKWATGAYAGHTAVCLRDAEGKLWVGESGHDNDQGEDVIAILPWDEWWEFELTKDNTNPHIALLPLHPDLRAKFNETAAWEYAKSMAGKPYGYHNLIFSWIDTIDGNYPSPLDAHLIASVMTVFNQLKPAYASNLWNEALNKRLGTQDDWVYSDGKSASCVAYIMEMYKEGGLFGELASSIQVTEFTIKDAYTLKFFENNSSRLPKWCNADDTVKLPFCQIRGKYRMELPGYNTMDPYPHMNERCPSMPPKYYRPQGC, from the exons ATGGCTGTAAACTTGAGGAATCACAGCCTATTAATCACTTTCTtgttcctttttcattttttgccaTGGCGGCAGATACATGGGTTAAAATCACCGTTTAATCCTAAGGATATTCTGCCACTGTTACCAAGACAGGTCTCATGGCCTATCCTCAACTCCCTTCACGGTGCTGTGGACTTATTGCCTGCTTTTGTTGGGGCTGCTTCAATTGCAGAAAACAATACACTAGAGTGGAAAGGTGCTTGCTTTTACAAGAATACTGCTTGGTTAGAGCTTCATAACAAGTCTCAAAGTCAATTTGGTGGAGGCACTCTTCATATCAAG GTCAGCAATGCACACAGTTGGACATGTATGGACCTTTACATCTTTGCAACTCCATATCATGTAACATGGGATTACTACTTTTTGTCTCGTGAACATACCCTTGAAATCAAAGAGTGGAAGTCTGAAGCTGAGTTAGAATAT GTCAAATATAAAGGGATCTCAATTTTCCTATTGCAAGCAGGAATGTTAGGAACCCTTTCAGCACTATGGGATTTTCTCCCTTTATTCACGAATACTGGATGGGGTGAGAAGTCAAATATTGGGTTTCTAAAGAAACATATGGGTGCTTCATTTGAAGTACGTCCACAGCCGTGGGTTACAAACCTTACTACTGATGACATTCATTCTGGAGATTTTCTTGCAATATCAAAGATTAAAGGTACCTGGGGTGGTTTTGAGACTATGGAGAAATGGGCAACAGGAGCCTATGCTGGCCATACCGCTGTTTGCTTGAGAGATGCTGAAGGGAAACTATGGGTTGGCGAATCTGGACATGACAATGATCAG GGAGAAGATGTGATTGCTATACTACCATGGGATGAATGGTGGGAATTTGAGCTGACAAAAGACAATACCAATCCACATATTGCATTGCTCCCATTGCACCCTGACCTCCGAGCCAAATTTAACGAAACTGCTGCTTGGGAATATGCAAAAAGCATGGCAGGAAAACCTTATGGTTACCATAACTTAATATTTAGCTGGATAGACACAATTGATGGAAATTACCCTTCTCCCTTGGATGCTCATCTG ATTGCTTCTGTCATGACTGTTTTTAACCAACTAAAGCCTGCATATGCTTCTAACTTGTGGAATGAAGCCTTAAACAAACGACTTGGAACTCAG GATGATTGGGTTTATAGTGATGGAAAGTCAGCATCATGTGTTGCTTATATTATGGAAATGTATAAGGAAGGAGGACTATTTGGTGAACTTGCAAGCTCAATTCAGGTTACAGAGTTCACG ATAAAAGATGCTTATACTCTCAAGTTTTTTGAGAACAATTCAAGCCGGTTGCCAAAGTGGTGCAATGCCGATGACACTGTGAAGCTTCCTTTCTGTCAAATTCGTGGAAAGTATCGGATGGAATTACCCGGATACAATACTATGGATCCGTATCCCCATATGAACGAAAGATGTCCATCTATGCCTCCGAAATATTACAGACCTCAAGGTTGTTGA